From a region of the Sesamum indicum cultivar Zhongzhi No. 13 linkage group LG3, S_indicum_v1.0, whole genome shotgun sequence genome:
- the LOC105158607 gene encoding putative pentatricopeptide repeat-containing protein At5g52630 — protein sequence MANPEVDPRCTHAQAIKTCINPNPQNRAFFNNLITLYANSNLHSSALQLFYSIPCPNTVTWTSIISAVANSPLAIRLFLSMLRHPRQTLPNARTLATLLKTCASLPNNWLGPQLQSLSFKLSLYENPFVGSAFVSLYCKIRDMDAARKVFDEMCERDVVCFAAIINGLAQNKRPVDALRYFVEMRRQDVASTFYSVSGALSAASGAAMLEQCMIIHGHAVITGLDRDTYVGTALIDGYGKCGLVEEARGVFNELETGLNVAVWNAMMAGYAQQGSKENVLEIFRLMESRGIEPDEYSFLAVLSAFCNAGMATETEMWLNRMKMQYELEPKIEHYTCLVGAMGRAGRLEEAEKAALTMPYEPDAAVWRVVLSSCVNSGNTDLAWRMTEKLLEIDPTDDSAYVIMANVLASAAKWDEVKKVWKMMRDKRVRKEVGRSWIELRGAVHVFFAGDRRHARKDEIYAKLTELMTDIEKLGYVPNSEEMLHEVDEKEKKDLLWYHSEKLAVAFGLMSGVTPPGKSLRIIKNLRICKDCHQAFKFISTVAKREIIVRDVHRYHRFLNGSCSCGDSWRNETCSSMNTLVENRHHLRVTLCMVVKFLSSCPPSRERSVTKLHMPILEQLGGRPGLLVNPLFIEELDV from the exons ATGGCAAATCCAGAGGTAGACCCACGCTGCACGCACGCACAAGCCATCAAGACATGCATAAACCCCAACCCCCAAAACAGAGCTTTCTTCAACAATCTCATCACTCTCTACGCCAATTCCAATCTCCATTCCTCTGCTCTTCAACTCTTCTACTCCATTCCATGTCCCAACACCGTCACATGGACTTCCATCATTTCTGCAGTTGCCAATTCACCACTCGCCATCCGCCTTTTCCTCTCCATGCTCCGCCACCCCCGGCAAACTCTCCCCAATGCCCGGACTTTGGCCACTTTACTCAAGACCTGCGCTTCTTTACCCAATAATTGGCTCGGCCCGCAGCTCCAGTCACTTTCGTTTAAGCTCTCTTTGTATGAGAACCCTTTTGTTGGCTCGGCTTTCGTATCCCTGTATTGTAAGATCCGGGATATGGACGCTGCGCGGaaggtgtttgatgaaatgtgTGAACGTGATGTGGTTTGTTTTGCGGCGATAATTAATGGGTTGGCTCAGAATAAGAGGCCTGTGGATGCTTTGCGGTATTTTGTTGAGATGAGGAGGCAAGATGTGGCATCGACGTTTTATAGCGTTTCCGGAGCTTTGTCTGCTGCTTCCGGGGCGGCCATGCTTGAGCAATGTATGATTATTCATGGGCATGCGGTGATTACCGGGTTGGATAGAGATACTTACGTAGGAACCGCATTGATAGATGGGTATGGGAAGTGTGGGCTTGTGGAGGAGGCGAGGGGAGTGTTCAATGAGTTAGAGACAGGGCTGAATGTAGCTGTGTGGAATGCAATGATGGCAGGGTATGCACAACAGGGGAGCAAAGAAAatgttcttgaaatttttaggTTGATGGAGAGTCGAGGAATAGAGCCAGACGAGTACAGTTTCTTGGCAGTTTTGTCGGCATTTTGCAATGCGGGTATGGCAACGGAAACTGAAATGTGGCTGAATAGGATGAAAATGCAGTATGAATTAGAGCCAAAGATCGAGCACTATACATGTTTAGTGGGTGCAATGGGGAGAGCAGGAAGGTTAGAGGAGGCAGAGAAAGCAGCTTTGACAATGCCATATGAGCCCGATGCAGCTGTGTGGCGAGTGGTGTTGTCTAGCTGTGTAAACAGTGGAAACACCGACCTTGCTTGGAGGATGACTGAGAAATTGTTGGAAATTGACCCAACTGATGACTCGGCCTACGTGATCATGGCAAATGTACTTGCAAGTGCTGCAAAATGGGATGAGGTTAAGAAAGTGTGGAAGATGATGAGAGACAAGAGAGTGAGAAAGGAGGTTGGGAGGAGTTGGATTGAATTGCGGGGAGCTGTTCATGTGTTCTTCGCTGGAGATAGAAGGCATGCCAGGAAGGACGAGATTTATGCAAAGCTAACAGAATTGATGACAGACATTGAGAAATTGGGGTATGTGCCGAATTCGGAAGAGATGTTGCACGAAGTAGACgagaaagagaagaaggaCCTGCTTTGGTATCACAGTGAGAAATTGGCAGTGGCGTTCGGATTAATGAGTGGGGTAACACCACCTGGGAAGTCCCTGAGGATTATAAAGAATTTGAGGATCTGTAAAGATTGTCACCAGGCtttcaaatttattagcaCAGTGGCGAAGAGGGAGATCATTGTGAGGGATGTCCATAGATATCATAGATTCTTGAATGGAAGTTGCAGTTGTGGTGATTCCTG GAGGAATGAAACTTGTTCTTCCATGAATACTCTGGTTGAGAATCGACACCATCTCAGAGTAACACTCTGCATGGTAGTCAAATTCCTTTCTTCTTGCCCCCCTTCAAGAGAGAGAAGCGTCACGAAACTCCACATGCCTATTCTTGAACAGCTAGGGGGCAGGCCAGGCCTTCTTGTTAATCCATTATTCATTGAGGAGTTGGATGTCTAA